In one Leptospira fletcheri genomic region, the following are encoded:
- a CDS encoding phosphoadenylyl-sulfate reductase produces MDPKELENRIKGMGLEESLAWIDKEFPGTAVFSTSFGLEDQAITHAIYSQNLGIRIFTLDTGRLFSETYELHKRTNGMYGKKIQTFFPDSEDVEKLVNEKGPDSFYDSIENRKECCHIRKVLPLNRALEGAALWITGIRGEQSGSREDLPKVELDQARNILKFHPILDWTWEDTKAYVEANGVPYNPLHDKGYPSIGCAPCTRAVLPGEDSRAGRWWWENESTKECGLHWVDGKLVRKKGSQV; encoded by the coding sequence ATGGATCCGAAGGAGCTGGAAAATCGAATCAAAGGAATGGGATTGGAAGAATCCCTGGCTTGGATCGACAAAGAATTTCCGGGAACCGCCGTTTTTTCAACCAGTTTCGGCTTGGAAGACCAGGCGATCACGCACGCAATCTATTCCCAAAATCTGGGAATCCGCATTTTTACCTTAGATACCGGTCGACTTTTCAGCGAAACGTACGAGCTCCACAAGCGTACCAACGGAATGTACGGGAAAAAAATCCAAACCTTCTTTCCGGATTCGGAAGACGTAGAGAAACTCGTGAATGAAAAAGGGCCGGATTCCTTTTATGATTCGATCGAGAATCGAAAAGAATGCTGCCATATCCGTAAGGTTCTTCCTTTGAATCGAGCCTTGGAAGGTGCCGCTCTTTGGATTACCGGGATTCGGGGAGAGCAATCCGGTTCGCGCGAGGACTTACCGAAAGTAGAGTTGGACCAAGCCAGAAATATATTAAAATTTCATCCGATTCTAGATTGGACTTGGGAAGATACCAAGGCCTATGTGGAAGCTAATGGGGTGCCTTACAATCCTCTTCATGACAAAGGATATCCGAGCATCGGTTGTGCTCCTTGCACAAGAGCCGTACTTCCTGGAGAGGATTCCAGAGCGGGACGCTGGTGGTGGGAGAACGAATCCACAAAGGAATGCGGTCTCCATTGGGTGGACGGAAAATTAGTTCGTAAAAAAGGATCGCAAGTATGA
- a CDS encoding sulfate adenylyltransferase subunit 1 has translation MDLLRFITAGSVDDGKSTLIGRLLYDSKSVFQDQLEAIERAGQVNGQVNLALLTDGLKAEREQGITIDVAYKYFSTPKRKFIIADAPGHVQYTRNMVTGASNVDLAIILVDARKGVIEQTYRHSYIVSLLRIPYIVVCVNKMDLVEFSQNRFEEIKAEYLRFAAELGIKEIEFIPISALNGDNVVDPSQGMPWWKGNTLLGYLEEINIESDESKQETRFPVQYVIRPQTEEFHDYRGYAGQIRSGIFRRGDEISVLPSGLKSRIKSIDTHEGSVEEAFAPMSVTILLEDEIDIGRGDMIVLSGSPPIVSQDLEADICWMDTKALVPGNKYLLRQTTGSVKSAVREISFRIETQTHEKVEVSQLGLNEIGRIKIRTAKPIAFDKYSKNRGTGSFVLVDEGTNNTVGAGMISGS, from the coding sequence ATGGATCTATTGCGTTTCATCACTGCAGGCAGCGTGGACGACGGAAAGTCCACCCTGATAGGAAGGTTGTTGTACGACAGTAAGTCCGTTTTTCAGGACCAATTGGAAGCCATAGAAAGAGCCGGTCAGGTCAACGGACAGGTGAATCTCGCTCTTCTGACAGATGGATTAAAGGCGGAAAGAGAACAGGGAATCACGATCGACGTCGCGTACAAATACTTCTCCACTCCTAAAAGGAAATTCATCATTGCGGATGCGCCCGGTCACGTTCAATACACCCGAAATATGGTAACCGGAGCTTCCAACGTGGATCTGGCGATCATCCTTGTCGACGCTAGAAAGGGAGTGATCGAACAGACCTACAGGCATTCTTATATCGTCTCTTTACTCCGGATTCCTTATATCGTAGTCTGCGTGAATAAAATGGACTTGGTGGAATTCTCCCAAAATAGATTCGAAGAGATTAAAGCGGAATATCTTAGATTCGCAGCCGAATTGGGTATTAAAGAAATCGAATTTATTCCTATTTCTGCTCTGAACGGTGATAACGTGGTGGATCCGTCGCAAGGAATGCCATGGTGGAAAGGAAATACCTTGCTCGGATATTTGGAGGAGATCAATATAGAGTCCGACGAAAGCAAGCAGGAAACCAGATTTCCAGTTCAGTATGTGATCCGCCCGCAGACCGAGGAGTTCCACGATTATCGGGGTTATGCCGGTCAGATCCGCAGCGGAATCTTCAGGCGCGGAGATGAGATTTCGGTCTTACCGAGCGGACTGAAATCCAGAATCAAATCCATAGATACGCATGAGGGAAGTGTGGAAGAAGCTTTCGCTCCTATGTCCGTGACCATATTACTCGAGGACGAGATCGATATCGGTCGCGGCGATATGATCGTACTTTCCGGTTCTCCTCCTATCGTTTCTCAAGATTTGGAAGCGGATATATGCTGGATGGATACCAAAGCGCTGGTTCCCGGGAATAAGTATCTTCTTCGACAAACGACTGGCTCCGTTAAATCCGCTGTTCGCGAAATTTCCTTTAGGATAGAAACCCAGACCCATGAAAAAGTGGAAGTATCGCAGTTAGGGCTAAACGAGATCGGTAGGATTAAAATCCGTACAGCAAAACCGATCGCCTTCGACAAGTATTCGAAAAACCGAGGAACGGGAAGTTTCGTTTTGGTGGATGAAGGAACGAATAATACGGTCGGAGCCGGAATGATTTCCGGTTCTTAG
- a CDS encoding lipocalin-like domain-containing protein — protein MAIEVPQTESRKHGVDPRRYEPKIRRAQVCLLLFLLLLVTHLNAENAIVLGPGKLAASPKTEHQKSFKFPQDHFFHAGYRVEWCYFVGILETDSGPMGYELSFFRAYFGSKVTVYPVHFAISDMRNKIHKTAQVLERELGNLAGQDKRSIWSGDYRLEVLGPASFRISAFPREEPGFGIELDLKGKTENILLHGNRGKSLKSRNRPGFYSYYYSIPRLETKGTMYLDGKEYAVQSGQTWMDHEWSSPENSPDSRSDLSSKENSWDWICIQLDDGSDVMAFNFRSGQGEPSETFGTIRNKEGEVLSLDKEGQLLFRAKPQSWTSSKTGISYRLHWTIETETLKLEISPKFEDQEFDARQTSGLIYWEGGIEVKGWKDGKPVSGKGYLELKGSR, from the coding sequence ATGGCCATCGAAGTACCCCAGACTGAATCTCGAAAACATGGAGTCGATCCCCGAAGATACGAACCGAAAATCCGACGTGCGCAAGTATGTCTCTTATTGTTTCTTCTTTTACTCGTTACTCACCTGAATGCTGAGAATGCAATCGTTTTAGGTCCGGGGAAACTGGCGGCGAGTCCGAAAACGGAACACCAGAAATCTTTTAAATTTCCGCAGGATCATTTCTTTCATGCCGGGTATCGGGTGGAATGGTGTTATTTTGTGGGAATTCTGGAAACGGATTCCGGCCCCATGGGTTACGAATTGAGCTTCTTTCGGGCGTATTTCGGGTCGAAAGTCACCGTTTATCCTGTTCATTTTGCAATCTCCGATATGCGAAATAAAATTCATAAAACGGCTCAGGTTCTGGAGAGGGAACTCGGGAATCTTGCCGGTCAGGATAAGCGTTCGATTTGGAGCGGGGATTATCGGCTGGAGGTTTTGGGTCCAGCTTCGTTTCGAATCAGTGCCTTTCCCCGAGAAGAACCCGGCTTTGGAATCGAACTGGATCTGAAAGGCAAAACGGAAAACATCCTTCTCCACGGAAACAGAGGAAAATCACTCAAAAGCAGGAATCGTCCGGGATTCTATTCCTATTACTATAGCATTCCTAGATTGGAAACAAAAGGTACGATGTACTTGGACGGAAAGGAATATGCGGTCCAATCGGGACAGACATGGATGGACCACGAATGGAGCAGTCCGGAGAATTCCCCGGATTCCCGTTCCGATCTTTCCTCCAAGGAAAACTCCTGGGATTGGATCTGTATCCAGCTCGACGACGGTTCGGATGTAATGGCATTCAATTTCCGTTCCGGTCAGGGAGAACCGTCCGAAACGTTCGGTACGATCCGAAACAAAGAAGGCGAAGTCCTTTCTTTAGACAAAGAAGGCCAGCTCCTTTTTCGGGCAAAACCGCAATCTTGGACCAGCTCCAAAACCGGAATTTCGTATCGGTTGCATTGGACCATTGAAACCGAAACGTTAAAATTGGAAATCTCGCCGAAATTCGAAGACCAGGAATTCGACGCTAGACAAACTTCCGGATTGATCTATTGGGAAGGCGGAATCGAAGTCAAGGGTTGGAAGGACGGAAAACCTGTCTCAGGGAAGGGTTATCTAGAACTCAAAGGAAGTCGTTAG
- a CDS encoding ABC transporter permease subunit, with product MGNYFLKRIVLILPTLLGITFLVFILSHLAPGGPLEREIAKIRGYASLQGAQANQISQEEIDLLKKRLHLDQPIPIAYLFWLKDILHFDLGESRLHSRPVSELIAEKIPVSITFGLSGFLLSYLICIPLGITKALRSGEAFDSGTSILILLAYSIPVFALAMLLLYVFASGEVFSWFPLGHEVSDEYESLGFFDRIQDRLSHMFLPVICYVSGSFAVLTLLMKNSLLDQISKEYVRTAVAKGMSFKEAVFRHAFRNSLIPIATGFGSNISLVLAGSLIIELVFNIDGMGLLSFQAVTERDTDLMMGLLLIQSLLALFGNILSDICYVLIDPRINFEA from the coding sequence GTGGGAAATTATTTTCTAAAGCGAATCGTGTTGATCCTTCCGACCCTTCTCGGAATCACCTTTCTTGTTTTCATCCTTTCTCACTTGGCGCCGGGCGGACCTCTGGAAAGAGAGATTGCGAAAATCAGGGGATATGCCAGCCTCCAAGGAGCGCAGGCAAATCAGATCAGCCAAGAAGAGATCGATCTTTTAAAAAAGCGTCTTCATCTAGACCAACCGATTCCGATAGCCTATCTCTTTTGGCTGAAAGACATTCTCCATTTCGATCTCGGCGAGTCGAGATTGCATTCCCGTCCCGTCTCGGAACTCATCGCGGAAAAAATTCCCGTATCGATCACTTTCGGTCTTTCCGGGTTCTTGCTGTCCTATCTGATCTGCATTCCGCTCGGAATCACGAAAGCGCTTCGTAGCGGAGAAGCATTCGATTCCGGAACCAGCATTTTGATCCTACTCGCCTATTCCATTCCGGTCTTTGCCCTGGCCATGCTTTTGCTCTATGTCTTCGCTTCCGGAGAGGTATTTTCCTGGTTTCCGTTAGGTCACGAAGTCTCGGACGAATACGAATCCCTCGGATTTTTCGATCGGATTCAAGACCGTCTATCGCACATGTTTCTCCCGGTAATCTGTTATGTTTCCGGTTCCTTTGCCGTTCTTACTCTCTTGATGAAAAATTCCCTATTGGATCAGATCTCTAAAGAATACGTTCGTACCGCCGTGGCCAAAGGAATGTCTTTTAAGGAAGCGGTGTTTAGGCATGCATTCCGCAATAGTTTGATTCCGATCGCTACCGGATTCGGATCCAATATCAGCCTGGTATTAGCCGGTTCTTTGATCATCGAGTTGGTATTCAACATAGACGGGATGGGACTCTTGAGTTTTCAAGCCGTGACGGAACGCGATACGGACCTGATGATGGGTCTCCTGTTGATTCAGAGTTTGCTCGCTCTTTTCGGCAATATCCTTTCGGACATTTGCTACGTACTGATCGATCCAAGGATTAATTTCGAAGCATGA
- a CDS encoding ABC transporter ATP-binding protein has translation MSEETILSVTDLSLELRTENGYVPLLQDLSFRMEKGKVLALVGESGCGKSVCSMALTKLLPKDLFRFTGGEVLFESRNLLTLASKELESVRGRNISYVFQEPFSSLDPLQKIGDQMTEGFLIHSMGSRKEGEEKAEYLLSSVGITDVKLRMNSYPHQLSGGILQRVSIAAALMCDPKLLIADEPTSALDVTVQAQLVELLLKLKDAFGLSVLFISHDFGLVSHIADQICVLYAGRVAEIGSTDSVIESPSHPYTRDLLNSLPSRFTATGAFRTIEGRVPPPGSYPRGCHYQNRCSSAFDRCESSKPNLLIAGSPEHYSACYLLSKQGENK, from the coding sequence ATTTCCGAAGAAACGATTTTATCCGTCACCGATCTTTCTCTGGAACTCCGAACGGAAAACGGCTACGTTCCTCTTTTACAAGACCTTTCCTTCCGGATGGAAAAGGGAAAAGTGTTGGCTCTAGTCGGGGAATCCGGTTGCGGAAAATCCGTATGCTCCATGGCACTGACGAAACTGCTTCCGAAGGATTTGTTCCGTTTTACCGGCGGGGAGGTTCTCTTCGAATCCAGAAATCTTCTGACCCTCGCTTCTAAAGAATTGGAATCGGTCCGGGGAAGAAACATCTCTTACGTTTTCCAGGAACCTTTTTCTTCCTTAGATCCTCTCCAAAAAATCGGAGACCAGATGACGGAAGGATTCCTGATCCATTCCATGGGTTCCCGCAAAGAAGGGGAGGAGAAGGCGGAATACCTTCTTTCTTCCGTCGGAATCACGGACGTAAAACTCAGGATGAATTCTTATCCTCACCAACTCAGCGGAGGAATCCTGCAAAGGGTAAGCATAGCTGCCGCCTTAATGTGCGACCCGAAATTGTTGATCGCGGACGAACCTACCTCCGCCTTGGACGTAACGGTGCAGGCACAGCTCGTAGAGTTGTTACTGAAACTGAAAGATGCGTTCGGGCTTTCGGTCCTATTTATCTCCCATGATTTCGGACTAGTCAGTCATATCGCCGACCAGATTTGCGTGTTGTACGCGGGCAGGGTCGCGGAGATAGGAAGTACGGATTCTGTTATCGAGTCACCCTCACATCCTTATACCCGAGACCTGTTGAATTCTTTACCTTCCAGATTCACTGCAACCGGCGCCTTTAGGACCATAGAAGGAAGGGTGCCTCCGCCCGGTAGTTATCCGAGAGGTTGCCACTACCAAAATCGCTGTTCCTCCGCTTTTGATCGCTGCGAATCATCGAAGCCGAACTTGCTTATTGCAGGAAGTCCAGAGCATTATTCCGCCTGCTACCTGCTCTCAAAACAAGGAGAGAACAAATGA
- a CDS encoding septum formation inhibitor Maf, giving the protein MSILGKFLPLLFLPVFFQCDRPDTASAPLVNAKQFSEYWDSGLAEIATYDLSQARYGKIHKGIATLIFVHEGFSGKKQVKSDSPDDPSGGIIPVLKLNMTKDFLTGVYPYKLMLSVFTPRTSLPSSIKEVASIQEWCGTTFLQMNRKENGYDFVSYSYFESEGDKKGRIENSILEDELWNRIRLAPEKLPQGKIRIFPSAFYLRFSHRDLASVFAEAKTEIVDTRMNRYIIRNLGWDRTLKIEFESAFPHRILGWEEEYPDSDFLSPAQKLVTKATRRGFTRMAYWEKHFPPDRSLRSELRLSTNE; this is encoded by the coding sequence ATGTCGATCCTAGGAAAGTTTCTCCCGCTTCTGTTTCTTCCGGTCTTTTTTCAATGTGATCGTCCGGATACAGCTTCGGCTCCACTGGTAAATGCGAAGCAATTTTCGGAATACTGGGATTCCGGACTTGCAGAGATCGCTACATATGATCTTTCACAGGCACGGTATGGAAAGATCCATAAAGGGATTGCCACTCTCATTTTCGTTCACGAAGGATTTTCGGGGAAAAAACAGGTAAAATCGGATTCTCCGGACGACCCATCCGGTGGCATCATTCCCGTGCTCAAGCTGAACATGACCAAGGATTTTTTGACGGGTGTGTACCCGTACAAATTGATGCTTTCCGTCTTTACTCCTAGGACATCGTTACCTTCTAGCATCAAAGAAGTCGCAAGCATTCAGGAATGGTGCGGAACGACTTTTTTACAGATGAACCGAAAAGAGAACGGCTACGATTTCGTTTCCTATTCTTATTTCGAATCGGAAGGGGACAAAAAAGGAAGGATCGAAAATTCGATTCTGGAGGACGAACTTTGGAACCGGATCAGGCTCGCACCGGAAAAATTACCGCAAGGAAAGATCCGAATTTTTCCCAGCGCGTTTTATCTTCGCTTCTCTCATAGAGATTTGGCTTCGGTATTTGCCGAAGCCAAAACTGAAATCGTCGATACACGGATGAATCGATACATAATTCGAAACCTCGGATGGGATAGAACTCTGAAAATCGAATTTGAATCAGCGTTTCCGCATCGGATCCTAGGTTGGGAAGAAGAATACCCCGATTCCGATTTTCTTTCCCCGGCTCAAAAGTTGGTTACAAAGGCGACGAGAAGAGGTTTTACTAGGATGGCCTACTGGGAAAAACACTTTCCTCCCGACCGATCGCTTCGTTCGGAATTGCGTCTTTCTACCAACGAATGA
- a CDS encoding lysophospholipid acyltransferase family protein, translating into MSTLTPRSERKKVKKFFQYILTRFVVGFLSFFPYKLRARILFSLVLLLSKFTGAVRNRIERHVRMVFPEKSDSEIKGLVSHNLKNLANMANEFCQEPRMNRGFLENWVSLLPDPETHSRLLEKGGILILGHLGNWETMGVSACYSAPENDLYVFAKRQSNPWSNRWIENTRATQRIKLVYTDESPRKALGLLKKGKLVAFISDQDAGKNGTFFPFLGRLASTFLGPATFARMTDVPILFCSSWYDDSGKLYFYIEEFERPKSDPRQDPEKWEKEFTYRWVRRLEEEVRKHPADYFWLHRRWHTRPENETELSRFWEGFLLSPD; encoded by the coding sequence ATGTCAACCCTCACTCCGCGAAGCGAACGAAAGAAGGTCAAAAAATTCTTTCAGTACATCTTGACTAGATTTGTCGTTGGCTTCCTGTCCTTTTTTCCCTACAAGTTACGAGCTCGAATTCTATTTTCGCTCGTACTCTTGCTGAGTAAATTCACCGGTGCCGTTCGAAATAGGATCGAGCGACATGTGCGGATGGTTTTTCCGGAAAAGTCGGATTCCGAAATCAAAGGGTTGGTCTCCCATAATCTCAAAAATCTAGCGAATATGGCCAATGAGTTTTGTCAGGAACCTAGGATGAATCGCGGGTTCCTAGAAAACTGGGTCTCGCTTCTGCCGGACCCGGAAACTCATAGCAGGCTTTTGGAGAAAGGCGGTATTTTGATTCTCGGCCATCTTGGAAATTGGGAAACAATGGGCGTGTCCGCCTGCTATTCCGCTCCGGAAAACGATCTCTACGTTTTTGCAAAGAGGCAGAGCAATCCCTGGTCCAACCGATGGATCGAAAATACGCGAGCTACGCAACGGATTAAATTGGTGTATACCGACGAAAGCCCCAGAAAAGCTCTGGGGTTGTTAAAAAAGGGAAAATTAGTCGCATTCATTTCGGACCAGGATGCGGGGAAAAACGGGACCTTCTTTCCGTTTCTAGGTCGTTTAGCATCCACGTTTCTAGGACCTGCGACTTTCGCCCGTATGACGGACGTACCGATCCTGTTTTGCAGCAGTTGGTACGACGATTCGGGGAAATTGTATTTTTATATCGAGGAATTTGAAAGGCCGAAGTCGGACCCGAGACAGGATCCCGAAAAATGGGAAAAAGAATTCACGTATCGATGGGTCCGACGACTGGAAGAGGAAGTCAGAAAGCACCCTGCCGATTATTTTTGGCTTCATAGAAGATGGCATACTCGGCCGGAAAATGAGACCGAACTTTCCAGGTTTTGGGAAGGCTTTCTTTTAAGTCCGGATTAA
- a CDS encoding ABC transporter permease subunit: MNSLFERRFKKFRSNRRAWISLWILIVTYGISVLAPALANNQPWVVSYSDRFYFPIFSFYTDEAFGGVNLTSPNYKKLAKRSDFQQGKNWILFPPIPYGYNEDNLESLEGDDAPPSAPGKRHWLGTDDRGRDVFTRIFYAYRNSMSFGLVLVVVELLLGTIVGGVQGYFGKRTDIVLQRIIEILSAIPFLYLILIMGSFFGRGFFVLLITYAALSWIGISAYMRGEFYKLKTQTYVDAARALGASSWKIMWNHILPNAITPLLTFLPFTLIGAVGILSALDFLGYGIPAPNPSWGEMIGQGRENLRAWWLITFPSSALAMTILLTSFVGEGLRDSFDAKERTTYE, from the coding sequence ATGAATTCGTTGTTCGAAAGACGTTTTAAAAAATTTCGATCCAATCGGCGGGCATGGATTTCTCTCTGGATCCTAATCGTAACGTACGGGATCTCCGTTTTAGCTCCGGCGCTTGCCAACAATCAACCTTGGGTCGTTTCCTATTCGGACCGATTTTATTTCCCGATTTTTTCCTTTTATACGGACGAAGCTTTCGGAGGTGTCAATCTCACTTCTCCCAATTATAAAAAGTTGGCCAAGAGATCCGATTTTCAGCAGGGCAAAAATTGGATCCTGTTTCCTCCGATTCCGTACGGGTACAACGAAGATAATTTGGAAAGTTTGGAAGGCGACGACGCTCCTCCTTCGGCGCCGGGAAAACGACACTGGCTCGGAACAGATGATCGAGGAAGGGACGTATTTACCCGAATTTTTTACGCGTACCGGAATTCGATGAGTTTCGGTTTGGTATTGGTCGTCGTCGAACTTTTACTCGGAACCATCGTTGGCGGTGTGCAGGGATATTTCGGAAAAAGGACGGATATCGTATTGCAAAGAATCATCGAAATCCTGTCAGCTATACCGTTCTTATATCTGATCCTGATCATGGGCTCCTTTTTTGGACGCGGATTTTTCGTTCTTCTGATAACCTATGCCGCATTGAGCTGGATCGGAATCAGTGCGTATATGAGAGGAGAATTCTACAAACTCAAGACCCAAACGTACGTGGACGCGGCGAGAGCACTCGGAGCGAGCTCTTGGAAGATCATGTGGAATCACATTCTTCCGAATGCGATCACTCCTTTGTTGACCTTTTTACCTTTCACTCTGATCGGTGCGGTGGGAATTTTAAGTGCCTTGGATTTTTTAGGGTATGGAATTCCCGCCCCGAATCCTTCCTGGGGCGAGATGATCGGGCAGGGAAGGGAAAATCTAAGAGCTTGGTGGTTGATCACTTTTCCTTCATCCGCTTTGGCAATGACCATACTTCTTACCTCTTTTGTCGGGGAAGGTTTAAGAGATTCCTTTGATGCCAAGGAAAGGACGACGTACGAATGA
- a CDS encoding ABC transporter ATP-binding protein, with protein MNSLLEIRDLTVGFGKETFFGRSKKRLLAVENLNLDLVKGETLGLVGESGCGKSTLGRAILRLLKPDSGKISYEKTDILPLSEKGFHQFRRKIQIVFQDPYSSLNPRMNIKEILIEGLLLHKQEAKNDAVEEVKNILEKVGLPSDILERYPHEFSGGQRQRIAIARALVLKPEFVVLDEAVSALDVSTQAQVLLLLQDLKKHFGLSYLFISHDLGIVRAISDRIAVMYLGRIVEIGDTRNVFERPAHPYTQALFGSVFSIENRKEKKPSLKGEVPSILRKPSGCHFHPRCPIAQEICSHAKPDWKPVGSDRKVLCHFPLEK; from the coding sequence ATGAATTCCCTACTGGAAATCAGGGATCTGACCGTCGGATTCGGAAAGGAAACGTTCTTCGGCCGAAGTAAAAAGAGATTGTTAGCGGTCGAAAATCTAAACTTGGATCTCGTAAAAGGGGAAACGCTCGGTTTAGTCGGAGAATCCGGCTGCGGAAAATCCACGTTAGGCAGAGCAATACTTCGTTTATTAAAGCCGGATTCAGGAAAGATTTCTTACGAAAAAACGGATATATTGCCCTTGTCCGAAAAGGGTTTTCATCAATTTAGGCGGAAGATACAAATCGTTTTTCAGGACCCTTATTCCTCTTTGAATCCGAGAATGAATATTAAGGAAATATTAATCGAAGGGTTGTTACTCCACAAACAGGAAGCGAAAAACGACGCGGTCGAAGAGGTAAAAAACATTCTGGAAAAAGTCGGGCTTCCTTCCGATATACTGGAACGTTATCCGCATGAATTTTCGGGCGGCCAGAGACAAAGGATCGCGATCGCGAGAGCTCTTGTCCTGAAACCGGAATTCGTCGTTTTGGACGAAGCAGTGTCGGCCTTGGACGTATCCACACAAGCCCAAGTCCTACTATTATTGCAGGATTTGAAAAAACATTTCGGACTTTCCTATCTTTTCATTTCTCACGATCTCGGAATCGTTCGAGCGATCTCCGACAGGATAGCGGTCATGTACTTGGGTAGAATCGTTGAAATCGGTGATACCCGCAACGTGTTCGAGCGCCCCGCACATCCTTATACTCAAGCCCTTTTCGGATCCGTTTTCAGTATAGAAAATAGAAAGGAAAAGAAACCTTCTCTAAAAGGGGAAGTTCCCAGCATTCTTCGCAAACCTTCCGGTTGCCACTTTCATCCCCGTTGCCCCATAGCGCAGGAAATATGTTCCCATGCCAAACCGGACTGGAAACCCGTCGGGTCGGATCGTAAGGTTCTATGTCATTTTCCTCTGGAGAAATGA
- the cysD gene encoding sulfate adenylyltransferase subunit CysD, with protein sequence MTTRTRLSHLQQLEAESIYILREVAAQFERPALLFSGGKDSITLVHLALKAFRPGRFPFPLVHIDTGHNFQEALDFRDRLAQKIGEKLIVRYVQDSIDQGKAVEEKGKFPSRNGIQTVTLLDTIAEFKFDACIGGARRDEEKARAKERVFSVRDEFGGWDPKLQRPELWNIYNGKIHVGENVRVFPISNWTELDVWEYIKAENIELPSLYFSHRRQIVWRENLIFPVSEFVTLDSGDQVEERTVRFRTVGDMTCTAAVESEANSLDDIIREIQTSRTTERGSRLDDKRSEAAMEERKRGGYF encoded by the coding sequence ATGACTACCCGTACTCGCCTATCGCATCTGCAGCAACTGGAAGCGGAATCGATCTATATTTTAAGGGAAGTGGCCGCGCAATTCGAACGCCCTGCTCTGTTATTTTCCGGAGGAAAGGACTCCATCACGCTAGTCCATCTCGCCTTAAAAGCGTTCCGGCCCGGAAGATTCCCTTTTCCCTTAGTTCATATAGATACCGGTCATAATTTTCAAGAGGCCTTGGATTTCCGGGACAGGCTGGCGCAAAAGATCGGGGAAAAACTGATCGTGCGTTACGTTCAGGACTCGATAGACCAAGGAAAGGCTGTGGAGGAAAAGGGGAAATTTCCGAGTAGAAACGGAATCCAAACCGTTACCCTCCTGGATACGATCGCGGAATTTAAATTCGACGCTTGTATCGGAGGCGCAAGAAGGGACGAAGAAAAAGCCAGGGCGAAGGAACGAGTTTTTTCCGTGAGAGACGAATTCGGAGGTTGGGATCCGAAACTGCAGCGTCCAGAGCTATGGAATATTTATAACGGAAAAATCCACGTAGGAGAAAACGTCAGGGTGTTTCCGATCAGTAACTGGACGGAACTGGACGTTTGGGAATACATCAAGGCGGAAAATATCGAATTGCCTTCCCTGTACTTCTCCCACAGGCGTCAGATCGTCTGGAGAGAAAATCTGATTTTTCCGGTCTCGGAATTCGTAACGTTGGATTCCGGAGATCAGGTGGAGGAAAGGACGGTCCGCTTCCGAACGGTAGGCGACATGACTTGTACGGCCGCCGTCGAATCCGAGGCAAATTCTTTAGACGATATCATACGAGAAATACAGACCTCCAGAACGACGGAACGCGGGTCCCGTTTAGACGATAAGAGATCCGAAGCTGCTATGGAAGAACGGAAACGGGGAGGATATTTCTGA